The Microcaecilia unicolor chromosome 3, aMicUni1.1, whole genome shotgun sequence nucleotide sequence AGTATGAGTCAGATGGGCActaaaaatgtatctatatctGGACTGCTGAATGATCCCATGGTGGATCAGCTGAACTTAATGGATATTGGAATAGCAGCTGACAACCTGATGGGTAGCCAAGCTTGTAAAACCCAAGAGGACCTGGAGTCAGATTCTGGTTTATCACTCAACTACAGCGATGCGGAGTCCATGGAGATGGAAAGTATAGACCATGGAAGGCTGCATCCAGAATATAGCGAGCTGTATCCAGTGGATTACCGCCCAGCTCAACAGCATTATCATATGTTGCCATCCTTACACGAAGTACCTATAACCCAAAATTACTCCATGTTGCCTCCAGAAACTTCTCAAGCCTTAAATTCTCACTCTTGCCCAAGGAATGTTTCTAGTGGGAAGGCTAAACAACACAGCAGAATTGAGATGACCTGCAATAGAGATGAGCGACGAGCTATGGCTATGAAAATCCCCTTTGCCACTGAAAATATAGTTAACCTGCCAGTGGATGACTTCAATGAACTACTATCCAAATACCAGCTGAATGAAGCCCAATTAGCACTTATCAGAGATATCCGCAGAAGGGGCAAAAATAAGGTGGCTGCCCAGAACTGCCGAAAGAGGAAGCTGGAAACAATCCTTCACCTGGAAAAGGATCTGAACAAGCTGAGGGATGAGAGAGAGCAACTCCTCTTAGACAGATGTAGTTTTGAGAAAACTATTTGCCAGATGAACCAGAAACTCAATGACCTCTATCAGGATGTCTTCAGGATGCtgagagacaaagaggggcattctTACTCTTCTGAAGAGTATTCACTCCAGCAAACAGTAGATGGTAGCATCTTTCTGGTCCCTCAGAAAAGGGAAGATGGTACAGAATGGCCACGTGCTACTGTTGATAATTCAGATTGTTGCTAAGCACATATCTTCCATGCACAAGAGCCCTCCATATCATACCTGACTGTTGCAAATGACTGATATCTCTCTATTGTGTTGTGAAAGATATTTGTTACATTGCAATTATTCATTGGAAATATCAACTAATCCTGATGAACTGTGCCTTTTCCACTGAACATGCTTACTTAAAATCTATATCACCTTACCACCTTATGCACATAAAAAAAGACCTTCCAGCTACCTGTATTCTCTACTTTCCTACCCCAGCTACTGCACAGCAAGAACAAAATGGAAAGTTAGAGGCGTTTCTTTCATGAGCTAATTATTTCCAGCATGTAGCTGATGTAGCTAGACAAAAACAATTTTACTGGCTCATGAAGCATTGGATACAGAAGGACATTTTGAGCTCCAAATGTTATATGACCTGTGCAAATCAGTGTGTCCATAAGGGAGCGTGATTGAGTAACAGAAAGAGATAATTCAGAAGTCAGAAAATCCTCACATACAAGattgtttacatttttgtttatttCAATGTAGTGACTTTATCATCACAGGGACCCTTCCAATGAATTTGAAATGGCCAGGAACTCAGATTAATCTGGCTAAGAATAGGATAATGAATTTCTTCAAGGGTTAAATAATTAAACAATATTCCTGACCTCTTCAGAGTACAAATCTGTTAGTTTCTTACCTTAGCTAGTTTCTTTTCTTGAAGCCCTGCCTCACTTCAttaattttgttaattttttgttgttgttgttgtatttcCCTTTGGGGATTCCGCTGCACCAAATATTTCAGGGTATTGCTAGTACAGGATCCTGAAAATAAGTTGATAACACAAATAAGGCACATTTGTAGTTTTATTGGTTCACTTTCTGGGTTTCCCCCTGCTCCTGCCATGCTACTAATCATCCCGCACTTCCAGCATGTTTAATCGGGAGGCCTAGGCAGATTTGGCTGAAATTTGGTAACACTGAATCCTCAGgaaagaagtttaaaaaaataaaataaaatgtcagcCAACTCAATCCAGGAAGAGAGAGGCTCTGAAACATGCATACAGAGTGACAGTAGCATGCACCTTTTCACTGATGAAACCAATGCAGCATGCCCTATCAGGGAAGTaaaattgtttattttaattacactGCATTAACCAGATCTCTTGACACATGATGCCATTTTCATGGTATACGCCTACTTCCTTAGTCTTTCATGAAAATCAAACAGATCCTGTCTTGAGAATACTGAACTGATGAAAACAGTCTTGAGACTTCTGATTCCTGCTCTAGCTGTCACCAGCAGCCAAAGGAAGTGCTTAAAGGATACATAACAGATCAAAATCCAGTTGCCAGTGCCATTGTAATCATTTTCATGTAACATGATTGTATATATGAAGCTTTGTTTTAAACAATAttgaaataaaacacaaaacttGCATTAACTTTTGTTACCCTGctgtattaaaaataaataaatgggatgAAGAGTAAATCAGACAGTTAACCAATAATTTAACAAAGATGGGCACTCAGTCTGTGACTCTAGTCTAAAACTTTCTCACAATTTATGATTCACAAGTAGTGAGGTTTTCTAAATTGTGATACCCTCCTCCTGGCTCGATATTGACTTTCCTGCCTTTTTAGCTGCAATTTTCTATTGCCCCTGCAACTGTGACATTGGCATGTAGGGCACATAAAGTTACATGCATACCTTACCCCAGACTGACCTTTACTTTTGCTTCCTACATATGTGCTTATAAACCTGTACAAATCTGGCAAGCCTCTCTCTGTGCATAGAACCTCAAACAACTTAAATGTTCACAGAATCAATAATTTTATATCAAATGCCCTCAGCATATTTTCTACCAGCACAAGAATTACACACCTGCCTCATCAGGCACTTGATAATTTTTCTTTGCTTGTATCAAATTTCATAAATATTCTTAAAATCATATCTAAAATCTTGTATTAGTTTATATATAAATCATGAAGTCAAATACTCCCTggcccattttatttttattttatttttaaggatATTACAATTTTATTCAAGAACATTTCTTGAATGAAAAGATGATAATTTTCATGATAATTACATACTCCTTTCTATTAAACTTGTTCAGCATCACATGATCCTTTTactcatctatagtccacaatttGGAGGCAATTCACAATTCTAAGGAAATAATAAAGAACATCTCTACTAATAAGGAATAGAGGCTTGAGAGAGAGATTCCTGGTTAATTACTACTGATTACGGAGTTGATATAATTACAATTCTTGATTGTGAGTTAGGTTGTAGCCACCGTTTTAGAATCTAAGAATGTACTTAACTGTTTAtcatcaaaaaatacatatttaactgaATTTAGCTTTAATACACACAGggaaaatttaaccaaaataaaACACCCAATTGCAAAGCTTTTGGGCATAATTTAAGAAACACTTGCCATTTCCTTTGAGTTACCCTGGAAACATATGGGAACATTCTGACTTTACAGTTCAAGAAAGTTGttctctatgaagaaaaaattgttttagtatccagtctctatcaggttgtaaTATGAAAGTCACAATCAATGTTGCTGTTGTCAAACCCACTTTATCATCCTCTAATATTTGAGTTAAATTCAAATCCAAAGACTCTGATGGCACTTCCGTTCTTACTTCTTGCTCCAAATCCTTTTTTTACAAAAGGTAACAAACAGAAAATTTTTGAAATAGGAGGGTGTCAGGATagctggacatacttagattaatatgaaaccagcttctgataacgcccctccctcaggaatccctgaggatggcagatggaccaaatgttgcccagctgcctgctagccctttgttTCTCAAGTACCCCTAC carries:
- the NFE2 gene encoding transcription factor NF-E2 45 kDa subunit, with protein sequence MPPCPPQQGRTRTILLPQPVGESGPTREMELAWQEIMSISELQGLDVQNENSYDTAVYCNMSHMVPGSSYGLSQTTVDGSLPSCSQNPSVFNRHYLEAMPPECQRINAAAIPPIDPNYGPATYTCMLISSPPNQMGPTSMSQMGTKNVSISGLLNDPMVDQLNLMDIGIAADNLMGSQACKTQEDLESDSGLSLNYSDAESMEMESIDHGRLHPEYSELYPVDYRPAQQHYHMLPSLHEVPITQNYSMLPPETSQALNSHSCPRNVSSGKAKQHSRIEMTCNRDERRAMAMKIPFATENIVNLPVDDFNELLSKYQLNEAQLALIRDIRRRGKNKVAAQNCRKRKLETILHLEKDLNKLRDEREQLLLDRCSFEKTICQMNQKLNDLYQDVFRMLRDKEGHSYSSEEYSLQQTVDGSIFLVPQKREDGTEWPRATVDNSDCC